One part of the Mariniblastus fucicola genome encodes these proteins:
- a CDS encoding GNAT family N-acetyltransferase produces MEENLSVRAAKSEDLADVSAFLQPFIDQKFILPRTSLEIELLLRHAFVAENSSRIIGFAAVEIYSKKLAEIQCLAVSADFRRKGVGKELVNRCVARAKDEKVREVMAITATEQLFQECGFDFALPGQKRAVFLQTEES; encoded by the coding sequence ATGGAAGAAAATCTGTCAGTACGCGCCGCGAAGTCCGAAGACCTGGCGGATGTGAGCGCTTTTCTGCAACCGTTCATCGATCAAAAGTTCATCCTGCCACGCACATCGCTGGAGATCGAACTTTTGCTTCGTCACGCCTTCGTGGCAGAGAATTCTTCGCGCATCATTGGCTTTGCGGCAGTTGAAATCTATTCCAAAAAGCTGGCCGAAATTCAATGTCTGGCTGTGTCGGCGGATTTTCGACGCAAAGGTGTGGGCAAGGAACTTGTGAATCGCTGCGTGGCGCGAGCCAAAGACGAAAAAGTCCGCGAGGTGATGGCGATCACCGCGACAGAGCAGCTGTTCCAGGAATGCGGTTTTGACTTCGCGTTGCCGGGCCAGAAACGAGCCGTGTTTTTGCAAACCGAAGAATCGTAG
- a CDS encoding CPBP family intramembrane glutamic endopeptidase: MNKTVKSERTTLNLIAVLFAIALPTLVTLIYFKWLSDYDPSVQQSAYGIGKFVQFALPVVWVGIFFRYRFGKRKQQRTDPESEPKSSIPAWLWSVGFGASVCIVMVVALWVLSGTELLAGLTDRVQEKVSDLGIDSVWKYALLGLFYALVHSFLEEYYWRWFVFDLLKRFVNVPAANAISSLGFMAHHVVLLSDFFGWTSPMTWLCSAGVAIGGAYWAWLYQKTGTLMWSWVSHMVVDAGIFAVGYFLVAKLFG, encoded by the coding sequence ATGAATAAAACTGTCAAAAGCGAACGCACGACATTGAACCTGATCGCGGTTCTGTTTGCGATCGCGTTACCTACTCTCGTCACTTTAATTTACTTCAAATGGCTCAGCGATTACGATCCTTCAGTTCAACAGTCAGCTTACGGAATCGGCAAGTTCGTCCAATTCGCACTGCCGGTCGTGTGGGTGGGGATCTTCTTTCGATATCGTTTTGGCAAAAGAAAACAGCAGCGAACGGATCCTGAATCCGAACCAAAATCTTCGATCCCGGCTTGGCTGTGGTCAGTAGGTTTTGGTGCCAGCGTTTGCATCGTGATGGTCGTCGCACTGTGGGTGCTTTCGGGAACCGAATTGTTAGCCGGATTGACCGATCGGGTTCAGGAGAAAGTTTCCGACCTGGGAATCGATAGCGTTTGGAAGTACGCGCTGCTTGGATTGTTTTACGCTCTGGTGCACAGCTTTTTGGAGGAGTACTACTGGCGATGGTTCGTCTTTGATTTACTCAAGCGATTTGTCAACGTTCCGGCGGCGAACGCGATTTCCAGCCTGGGGTTTATGGCGCACCACGTCGTGCTGCTCAGCGATTTCTTTGGTTGGACCTCTCCGATGACGTGGCTGTGTAGCGCCGGTGTCGCGATTGGAGGTGCGTATTGGGCGTGGCTATATCAGAAAACTGGAACGCTGATGTGGTCCTGGGTCAGCCACATGGTTGTTGACGCCGGGATTTTTGCAGTCGGGTATTTCCTGGTCGCAAAGTTGTTTGGCTAG